The Falco biarmicus isolate bFalBia1 chromosome 22 unlocalized genomic scaffold, bFalBia1.pri SUPER_22_unloc_2, whole genome shotgun sequence genomic sequence TGCCGCACCAATatgggctgccagcaccagtATGGGCTGTGCCGCACCAGTATGGGTTGTGCCGCACCAGTATGGGTTGTGCCACACCAGTatgggctgccagcaccagtATGGGCTGTGCCGCACCAGTatgggctgccagcaccagtATGGCTGTGCCGCACCAGTATGGGCTGCTGGAACCAGTATGGGCTGTGCCACACCAGTATGGGCTGCCGGAACCAGTTTAGGCTGTGCCGCACCAGTATGGGCTGTGCCACACCAGTATGGGCTGCTGGCACCAGTATGGCTGTGCCGCACCAGTATGGGCTGCTGGAACCAGTTTGGGCTGAGCTACACCAGTATGGGCTGCCAGAACCAGTTTAGGCTGTGCTGCACCAGTATGGGCCTGTGCTGCACCAGTATGGGTTGCCAGCACCAGTACGGGCTGTGCCGCACCAGTATGGGTTGTGCCACACCAGTGTGGGCCGTGCCGCACCAGTATGGGCTGCTGGCACCAGTATGGCTGTGCCTCACCAGTATGGGCTGCTGGAACCAGTTTGGGCTGTGCCACACCAGTATGGGCTGCCAGCACCTGTATGGCTGTGTCGTACCAGTCTGGGCTGTGCCGGAACCAGTTTGGGCTGTGCTGCACCAGTTTGGGCTGTGCTGCACCAGTATGGGCTGTACCGCACCAGTATGGGCTGCCGGCACCAGTGTGGGCTGTGCTGCACCAGTATGGGCTGCCAGTACCAGTATGAGCTGTGCCGCACCAGTatgggctgccagcaccagtCGGAGCCCAGTATGAGCACATATGGCAGCACCAGTTTGATCCCAGTATGATCCTGCTGGCACCAGTTTGTCCACAAGAGTGCAGTTTGGCCCCAGTATGGCCTGTGTGCCCTCCCCAGTTTACGCTACTGTGTCGCAGTGTCACACCAGTATGGGCCTGCCGGCACTGGTTTGATCCCAGTACGATCCTGCTGGCACCAGTTTCACCCAGTATTGACCACGAGAGCCTAGCTTGGCCCCAGTGTGGCCCATCTGCCCTCCCCAGTTATCCCAGTCCCCCCAGTTTACCCTCGTCCCCCCCAGTATGCCCCCCCGCACTGATCCCCCCAGGCTGGGTGTGCTTGGGCTTAACGATGGCGCCAGTTTGGCCCAGTTTGGCCCAGTCAGACCAGGCCTCGGCCCCACGCCTGTACCGGGAAGCAGCGCTGGGGCGTGGCCTGGGCGCCGAGGGGGCGTGGCTTGACCATGTGGGCGTGGCCAGGGGTATAACCCTCCCGGCCTGCGCgctgctccccccgccgcccctccccgcGCGCGGTCCTCCACCGTCCCGTCATGCCCGGCGAGCGCCCACGCCGGAAGCGGAAGTTACCCCGCCCGCCGGAGCCCGGTGCTGCTCTTCCGCTTCCGGCGGCACCGCGAGTCATGGCGCTGTTCGAGCAGATGCGCGCTAACGTGGGCAAACTGCTGCGGGGGCATCGACCGGTACCGGCGGGGacggggggcgcggggggggcgtgcagcggggctgggaggaggggggcaTGGACCGGGACCGGCGGGGGGAGCGTGGCTGGAGGCTGGGGGCGGGGCATAGactggggggctggggcgggggggggcatGGAAGAGGCTGGGAGGTTTTGGGGGAGCATGGGCAGAGACCGGTGCcggtgggggggggaggtgcCGGGGTTGGAGTGGGGCCGGAGGTGTGTGTGAGGGGCTATGGACCGGTATGGTaccgcggggggggggggatggagCGGGactggggggctggagggagggctATGGACCAGGAGCAGTGGGGGGGGGCAGCATGGAATGGGGCTGGGGACTGGGATGGGGCATacgctggggggggggcaatgGACCGGGCCTGGGGGGGCTCCGGGAggggttggggttgggggggggggggcaatgGACCGGGCCTGGGGGgctcgggggtggggggtgtgtgcatgttctgggcctggggggggggggggggagcaggtaGCCTGCCAGCGGGGTGGGCACATACCAGACTGGGGGGCCATTCCATGCACTGGTAACAGTGGGGTGAACCATACCGGAGGAAAGGGGGTCCTGGGCGTGCTGACCCCCCCCGgtgagtggtggtggtgggaggcaCAGGCTGTGTGGCAGGCTGGTAACGGGTGTGTATGGGGGGGGTCCCGGTGGGCTGCGCCCCCCCCTTTGGCAGGTACAACCCCCGAGAACCTGGCCACGCTGGAGCGCTACGTGGAGACACAGGCCAAGGAGAACGCCTACGACCTGGAGGCCAACCTGGCCGTGCTGAAGCTGTGCGtgacccggggggggggggctggggggggccaCCTAGTGTGCCCCCCTCCTCCAATGCCCCCCACTCTGCCCCCCCCGGCAGGTACCAGTTCAATCCGGCCTTTTTCCAGACGACGGTGACGGCGCAGATCCTGCTGAAGGCGCTGACCAACCTCCCCCCACACCGACTTCACCCTTTGCAAGTGCAATGATCGACCAGGCCCATGTatccaccccagccccccctgtTGTCACTGTGtcaccctcccccccccccagctggcCCTGgggtccctgtcccctcccccGGCCAGCCCGTGTCCTtttgtccctgtccccatctgTGCCCCCCACCATTCCATCCAGCCCCTGTCCCgtctcctctgtgtgtgtcccctgtgcccccccaaTCCAGTCCCTGTAtgcccctgtcccctcccccGTGTccgtgtgtccccccccaaTCCAGTCCCTGTGTCCCATCCCCATGTGTCCCCCCCCAGTCTGGGCCCCTGTCCTGTCCCAGCACCCCTCCGTGTCCCCCCTCAGCCAGCCCCTGTGTGTCACTGTGcgccccccccccatcccatgTCCCTGGTCTTGCCCCCATGTCTCCACAACGTGGTGAGACTTTACCACACCGGACCCCTCAGCATCTCTCTGTTGACCTGGAGACCCAAATCGAGGATTTTTTCTGGGGGGAGGATGGGGTGTTAtctgggcgggggggggtgatctgtttggggtggggggcggggcagCTCCGGGCCCCTCTCCCCACATTTTCCTTGACCCCCCCCGGCGTTAGCAGGAGGAGAGGCCCATCAGGCAGATCCTCTacctgggggagctgctggaaaCCTGCCACTTCCAGTCCTTCTGGGTGAGTCCTGGGGGGTCACCCCACATCTGGGGGGGGGATTGGGGGGTCCTCATTACCCAGCCCCCCCTGGGGGGTGAATAttaacacacacccccctctcctttcccatAGCAAGCTCTGGATGAGAACATGGAGCTGCTGGATGGCATCACCGGCTTCGAGGACTCCGTTAGGAAATGTGAGGGGGTGTAGGAATTTgggggggggcgtggggggggggggtctggtTAAGGGGAGGGTCTCACGCAGGGTCTCCTTCCACAGTCATCTGCCACGTGGTGGGCATCACCTACCAGCACATTGACCGTTGGCTGCTGGCCGAGATGTTGGGGGACCTCTCGGGTAAGGGGGTGACcagaggggggtggggagggggtgaggggggtggGACAGTTCCTGAAGcgaccctccccccccccccccccccagaggcTCAGCTGAAGGTTTGGATGAGTAAATATGGTTGGACGGAGCCGGAGCCGGGGCGGATCTTCATCTGCAACCAGGAGGAGAGCATCAAGCCCAAGAACATCGTGGAGAAGATTGACTTTGACAGTGGGTGTCAGGGGgggcaggacccccccccctaacccccccttcccccagcccgCCGACCCCGCCTTCCCCCCCTCACTCTTTCAATCTCCCACAGGTGTCTCCAGCATCATGGCGTCCTCCCTTTGACCCCCCACCGGTTTTAGTGTCCGTCCCCCCCCTCTTTTAACGTGGCTCTGCTAGTAAAGGAGAAGCTTCCACCCTgctgttgttttggggggggggggcacagagctggggtggtggtCCCCatagctggggggggggtgtccctgaGTAtgacaccaccccccccccctcctggGATGGAACTGGGCCcctgtttggggggggggggggggggggggggcagattGACCAATGCAGATTGACCCTGCGTGGGCCAGTGGGGAGCTGCTAGAGAGGCCACGCCTCTTCATGAATATTAATGATGCACTTTACGAATAATAGCCActctcggggggggggggtgaagTCCGCCTTCATGCTTAGGGGATAGAGGTGCTTATGCATAGGAATAACCTCATAGCTCATTAGGGGTTGTGGCTGTTAATATGAATATTAATGAGGGTCATTCATGCACATTCAAGTAGAGGGTGGGGCTCTGGGACCAATGGAACTGTCTGTGGGTGGGGCCATTGCACCAATAGGCGTGGCTGGTGTGGGGCATTTGGAccaatgggggggggggggggaactcCTGGACCAATGGCTGTGGCTACGGGCGGGGCTTCAGAGCCAAGGGTGCGTTTGTAGGTGGGGTTTCAGGCTAAGAGGCACgcctaggggcggggcttcgGATCAATGGGCGTGGCTGGACGGGCATTGGGACCAAGGCGCGTACTTGTGGGAGGGGCTTCTGAGCAATGGGCGTGGATTCGGACCAAGGGGGAGCGTCTGTGGGTGGTGCTTCGCGCTATCGGGCGTGCCCAGCCGCGGGGGCGCTCGGACCAATGGGCTGCCGGGGGGGCGTGCCCGTGCGGCCTCTCGGGCCAATGGGCTGGCGAGGGGCGTGCCCGTCCGGGGCGCTCGGGCCAATGGGCTGCCAAGGGGTGTGGCCACTTGTGGGGCCCTCGGACCAATGGGCTGCCAAAGGGCGTGCCACTTGCGGGGCGCTCGGGCCAATGGGCTGGCGGGGGGCGTGCCCCGGTGCTGGGCGCTgcggcgccccctggcggggcggcgggcggcggctgcGCGCTGGCCGGGGGCGGGCGTGGCGGGCCGCGCATGcgcgggggcagcggcggggcgcagccgggcggcggcggcagcggagCGATCGCGATCGTAGCGCCATGGTGGATTACCACAGCACTGGGCAGCCCTACCCCTATGGCGGCAACGGGCCCGGCCCCAACGGTGACTACATGGCCCAGGAGGACGACTGGGACCGTGATCTCCTCCTCGATCCCgcctgggagaagcagcagcgCAAGGTGGGCCCGGGCAGGGGGGCGGCCTGCGGCCTCAgggccgggggggggtgggggccTGAGGGGTTGGAGCCTTTCCCTGAGGGGTGAAAGGCTGGGGGGCTGGGCCTGAAGGGGTCCTGAGGGGTTAGAGCTTTGTGGGGGGGGGTCCTGAGGGGTTAGAGCTTTGTGGGGGGGGGGTCCTGAGGGGTTAGAGCTTTGTGGGGGGGCGTCCCTGAGGGGTTAGAGCTTTGTGGGGGGGGTCCCTGAGGGGTTAGAGCTTTGTGGGGGGGGGGTCCTGAGGGGTTAGAGCTTTGTGGGGGGGGGTCCTGAGGGGTTAGAGCtttgtgggggggggggtccctgaGGGGTTAGAGCtttgtggggggggggggtcctgaGGGGTTAGAGCTTTGTGGGGGGGGGTCCCTGAGGGGTTAGAgctttggggggggggtccctgAGGGGTTAGAGCTTTGTGGGGGGTGGGTCCTGAGGGGTTAGAGCTTTGTGGGGGGGGGTCCTGAGGGGTTAGAGCCTCAGTTGGGGGGGGTCCTGAGGGGTTAGAGCCTCAGTTGGGGGGGGTCCTGAGGGGTTAGAGCTTTGTGGGGGGGGTCCCTGAGGGGTTAGAGCTTTGTGGGGGGGGTCGCTGAGGGGTTAGAGCTTTGTGGGGGGGGGTCCTGAGGGGTTAGAGCTTTGTGGGGGGGGGGCCTGAGGGGTTAGAGCCTCAGTTGGGGGGGGGGTCCTGAGGGGTTAGAGCCTCAGTTGGGGGGGGTCCCTGAGGGGTTAGAGCCTCAGTTGGGGGGGGTCCCTGAGGGGTTAGAGCCTCAgctgggggggggtccctgAGGGGTTAGAGCCCTTGTGGGGGGGAGGTCCTTGGGGGCTGaaaggctgggggggctgggccCGAGGGGTTACAGCCTTGAGGGGGGTGCTGAGGGAGGGTCCCTGAGGAGTTAAAGGCCGGGGGGGTGGGCCTGAAGGGGGTCCttaagggggaggggggctggggggaggggtccctgaGGGGTTAGAGCCCCGGGGGGGTGGCCCTGAGGGGGGCCTGGAGGGTTAGAGCCTCGTAGGGGAGGGGGCGAGGGTGTCCCTGAGGCGTCAGGGCCTGAGGGGGGGTCCTGAGGGGTTAgaacctgggggggggggagggaccGAGGGGGTCCTGAGGGGTTAGAATCTCAAAAGACAGGGGGTTAGGTGGTTCGGAGGGGGGTCTGTGGGGGTCCCTGAGGCATCAGGGCCTGAGAGGGGGGACCCTGAGGGGGGTCCTGAGGGGTTAGAGCCTCAGCTGGGGGGGTCCTGAGGGGTTAGAGCCTCaattgggggggggaggggggtgtgtgttagAGCCtcaattgggggggggggggggggaggtccCGAGGGGTTAGAGCCTCAgctgggggggtcccggggggtTAGAGCCtcagttgggggggggggaggtccCGGGGGGTTAGAGCCTCAGTTGGGGGGGGTCCCGAGGGGTTAGAGCCTCagttggggggggggtcccggggggtTAGAGCCTCAGTTGGGGGGGGGTCCCGAGGGGTTAGAGCCTCAGTTGGGGGGGGTGTCCCGAGGGGTTAGAGCCTCAGTtgggggggggtcccgggggggtTAGAGCCTCAGTTGGGGGGGGGTCCCGAGGGGTTAGAGCCTCAGTTGGGGGGGGTGTCCCGAGGGGTTAGAGCCTCagttggggggggggtcccGAGGGGTTAGAGCCTCAgctgggggggtcccggggggtTAGAGCCtcagttgggggggg encodes the following:
- the EIF3K gene encoding LOW QUALITY PROTEIN: eukaryotic translation initiation factor 3 subunit K (The sequence of the model RefSeq protein was modified relative to this genomic sequence to represent the inferred CDS: deleted 2 bases in 2 codons) translates to MALFEQMRANVGKLLRGHRRTTPENLATLERYVETQAKENAYDLEANLAVLKLYQFNPAFFQTTVTAQILLKALTNLPHTDFTLCKCMIDQAHQEERPIRQILYLGELLETCHFQSFWQALDENMELLDGITGFEDSVRKFICHVVGITYQHIDRWLLAEMLGDLSEAQLKVWMSKYGWTEPEPGRIFICNQEESIKPKNIVEKIDFDSVSSIMASSL